A single region of the Streptomyces sp. ITFR-16 genome encodes:
- the purD gene encoding phosphoribosylamine--glycine ligase has protein sequence MKVLVIGGGAREHALCRSLSLDPDVTALYCAPGNAGIAEVAELRPVDALDGAAVARLATELGAELVVVGPEAPLVAGVADAVRAAGIPCFGPSGEAARLEGSKAFAKDVMAGAGVPTARSYVCTTPAEIDTALDAFGAPYVVKDDGLAAGKGVVVTDDVDVARAHALACDRVVIEEFLDGPEVSLFAITDGTTVLPLQPAQDFKRALDGDEGPNTGGMGAYSPLPWADPKLVDEVLQSVLQPTVDELRRRGTPFSGLLYAGLAITSRGVRVIEFNARFGDPETQVVLARLKTPLAGVLLGSANGTLDTLPPLAWRDDAAVTVVIASHNYPDTPRTGDPIEGLDEVAAQDAPHAYVLHAGTRRDGDAVVSAGGRVLSVTATAKDLAGARERAYAAVERIRLDGSQFRTDIAKKAAEA, from the coding sequence GTGAAGGTCCTCGTCATCGGCGGCGGCGCCCGCGAACACGCCCTGTGCCGCTCTCTGTCCCTCGACCCCGACGTCACCGCTCTGTACTGCGCCCCCGGCAACGCCGGCATCGCAGAGGTGGCCGAACTGCGCCCGGTCGACGCCCTCGACGGCGCCGCCGTCGCGCGCCTCGCCACGGAACTGGGCGCCGAGCTGGTGGTCGTCGGCCCGGAGGCGCCGCTTGTCGCCGGGGTCGCCGACGCGGTGCGTGCCGCCGGCATCCCCTGCTTCGGCCCGTCCGGCGAGGCCGCCCGGCTGGAGGGCTCCAAGGCATTCGCCAAGGACGTGATGGCCGGGGCCGGCGTCCCGACCGCCCGCAGCTATGTGTGCACCACCCCCGCCGAGATCGACACGGCCCTCGACGCGTTCGGCGCTCCGTACGTCGTCAAGGACGACGGGCTCGCCGCCGGCAAGGGCGTCGTCGTCACCGATGACGTCGATGTGGCCCGCGCCCACGCGCTGGCCTGCGACCGCGTGGTCATCGAGGAGTTCCTCGACGGCCCCGAGGTGAGCCTCTTCGCGATCACCGACGGCACGACCGTGCTCCCGCTCCAGCCCGCCCAGGACTTCAAGCGCGCCCTGGACGGCGACGAGGGCCCGAACACCGGCGGCATGGGCGCGTACTCCCCGCTGCCGTGGGCCGACCCCAAGCTGGTCGACGAGGTCCTGCAGTCGGTCCTCCAGCCGACCGTCGACGAGCTCCGCCGCCGCGGTACGCCCTTCTCCGGGCTGCTGTACGCGGGTCTCGCGATCACCTCGCGCGGCGTACGGGTCATCGAGTTCAACGCCCGCTTCGGCGACCCGGAGACCCAGGTGGTCCTGGCCCGGCTGAAGACCCCGCTGGCCGGTGTCCTGCTGGGCTCCGCCAACGGCACCCTGGACACGCTGCCCCCGCTGGCCTGGCGCGACGACGCCGCCGTCACGGTGGTCATCGCCTCCCACAACTACCCGGACACCCCGCGCACGGGTGACCCGATCGAGGGGCTCGACGAGGTCGCGGCACAGGATGCGCCGCACGCGTACGTCCTGCACGCCGGGACCCGGCGGGACGGCGACGCGGTCGTCAGCGCGGGCGGCCGCGTGCTCTCCGTGACGGCGACCGCCAAGGACCTCGCGGGCGCCCGTGAGCGTGCCTACGCGGCGGTGGAACGGATCCGTCTCGACGGCTCCCAGTTCCGTACGGACATCGCGAAGAAGGCCGCGGAGGCCTGA
- a CDS encoding DNA polymerase III subunit gamma and tau — translation MSSLALYRRYRPESFAEVIGQEHVTDPLQQALRNNRVNHAYLFSGPRGCGKTTSARILARCLNCEQGPTPTPCGECQSCQDLARNGPGSIDVIEIDAASHGGVDDARDLREKAFFGPASSRYKIYIIDEAHMVTSAGFNALLKVVEEPPEHLKFIFATTEPEKVIGTIRSRTHHYPFRLVPPGTLREYLAEVCGKENSYVEDGVLPLVVRAGAGSVRDSMSVMDQLLAGAGDEGVTYAMATSLLGYTDGSLLDSVVDAFAAGDGAAAFEVVDRVIEGGNDPRRFVADLLERLRDLVILAAVPDAGEKGLIDAPADVVERMTAQASVFGAAELSRAADLVNEGLTEMRGATSPRLQVELICARVLLPAAFDDERSLQARLDRLERGASFATTGPGPAMGYVPGPEALAHAPVPQTPQTAAPAPAPAAVQPDAGSGPAAARAAARGEAPPPPTAPAPAPAQATPAPAPVQQSQPPAEAPAAGQRPGAWPAAAAPEQGRRPGGWPTASTPGQAPPPQAAPAPAPAPAAAAAPAPAPVPESAPGMTQGAGQVRNMWPDILEAVKNRRRFTWILLSQNAQVTGFDGATLQIGFLNAGARDNFASSGSEEVLKQALAERFNAQWKIEAIVDPSGGAGQPPPVGGGRPSAPPPPPQRPAPAPAPQSYESRPAPEQQRQQPGGGAPAPEPPPPSYTAPEPPRSVAPEDDTPEADDPDLVDSALSGHDLIVRELGATVVEEFTNE, via the coding sequence GTGTCGTCCCTTGCGCTGTACCGCCGCTACCGCCCCGAGTCGTTCGCCGAGGTCATCGGTCAGGAGCATGTCACTGACCCCCTGCAGCAGGCCCTGCGGAACAACCGGGTCAATCACGCGTACCTGTTCAGCGGCCCGCGAGGCTGCGGCAAGACGACCAGTGCGCGCATCCTGGCCCGCTGTCTGAACTGCGAGCAGGGGCCCACGCCCACGCCGTGCGGGGAGTGCCAGTCCTGTCAGGACCTCGCGCGCAACGGGCCGGGTTCGATCGACGTCATCGAGATCGACGCCGCATCGCACGGTGGCGTGGACGACGCCCGCGATCTGCGCGAGAAGGCGTTCTTCGGGCCCGCCTCGAGTCGTTACAAGATCTACATCATCGACGAGGCCCACATGGTCACGTCGGCGGGGTTCAACGCCCTGCTGAAGGTGGTGGAGGAGCCGCCGGAGCACCTCAAGTTCATCTTCGCGACCACGGAGCCCGAGAAGGTCATCGGCACCATCCGGTCGCGTACGCATCACTACCCGTTCCGCCTCGTGCCGCCGGGGACCCTGCGCGAGTACCTCGCCGAGGTCTGCGGCAAGGAGAACAGCTACGTCGAGGACGGCGTGCTGCCGCTGGTCGTGCGGGCCGGCGCCGGTTCCGTCCGTGACTCGATGTCCGTCATGGACCAGCTGCTGGCCGGCGCGGGCGACGAGGGTGTGACGTACGCCATGGCGACGTCCCTGCTCGGTTATACGGACGGCTCCCTGCTCGACTCGGTCGTGGACGCGTTCGCGGCGGGTGACGGGGCCGCGGCCTTCGAGGTCGTGGACCGCGTCATCGAGGGCGGCAACGACCCGCGCCGCTTCGTCGCCGACCTGCTGGAGCGGCTGCGCGACCTGGTGATCCTGGCCGCCGTGCCGGACGCGGGGGAGAAGGGGCTCATCGACGCCCCGGCCGATGTCGTCGAGCGGATGACGGCGCAGGCGTCCGTCTTCGGCGCCGCCGAGCTGAGCCGCGCGGCGGACCTGGTCAACGAGGGGCTCACGGAGATGCGCGGCGCGACCTCGCCCCGGCTCCAGGTCGAGCTCATCTGCGCCCGGGTGCTGCTGCCCGCCGCCTTCGACGACGAGCGCTCGCTGCAGGCCCGGCTGGACCGGCTGGAACGGGGCGCGTCCTTCGCGACCACCGGCCCCGGGCCCGCCATGGGGTACGTCCCCGGGCCCGAGGCCCTGGCCCACGCCCCCGTCCCGCAGACACCGCAGACCGCCGCCCCCGCTCCCGCCCCGGCAGCAGTGCAGCCCGACGCCGGTTCGGGACCCGCCGCCGCGCGTGCGGCGGCCCGGGGGGAAGCGCCCCCGCCGCCCACCGCCCCGGCCCCGGCCCCGGCACAGGCGACCCCGGCGCCCGCCCCCGTACAGCAGTCGCAGCCGCCCGCCGAGGCGCCCGCCGCTGGGCAGCGGCCCGGGGCCTGGCCCGCAGCGGCCGCGCCCGAGCAGGGGCGCCGGCCCGGCGGCTGGCCGACGGCCTCCACCCCGGGCCAGGCACCGCCCCCGCAGGCGGCCCCCGCACCGGCCCCGGCCCCGGCCGCTGCCGCAGCGCCCGCCCCGGCTCCCGTCCCGGAGTCCGCCCCGGGCATGACGCAGGGCGCCGGACAGGTGCGCAACATGTGGCCCGACATCCTGGAGGCGGTCAAGAACCGCCGCCGGTTCACCTGGATCCTGCTCAGCCAGAACGCCCAGGTCACCGGGTTCGACGGCGCCACCCTGCAGATCGGCTTCCTCAACGCCGGCGCCCGCGACAACTTCGCGAGCAGCGGCAGCGAGGAGGTGCTGAAGCAGGCGCTGGCCGAGCGGTTCAACGCGCAGTGGAAGATCGAGGCGATCGTCGACCCCTCCGGCGGCGCCGGACAGCCCCCGCCGGTCGGCGGCGGCCGCCCCTCCGCACCGCCGCCTCCGCCCCAGCGCCCCGCGCCCGCCCCCGCTCCGCAGTCGTACGAGAGCCGGCCCGCCCCCGAACAGCAGCGGCAGCAGCCCGGTGGCGGCGCGCCCGCGCCCGAGCCGCCGCCCCCCTCGTACACCGCTCCCGAACCGCCGAGATCGGTCGCACCCGAGGACGACACCCCCGAGGCCGACGACCCCGACCTCGTCGATTCCGCCCTCTCCGGCCACGACCTGATCGTGCGCGAACTGGGCGCGACGGTCGTCGAGGAATTCACCAACGAGTAG
- a CDS encoding IS3 family transposase (programmed frameshift) yields MVMKNYPPEFKADAVALYESRPEATIRSVAADLGINPETLRNWVRAAGVSRPRGRRTQEPAQPPVPLEAENAALRKKVRELEEEREILRKAAKYFAGGDALVNRFQCVADLQRRHGVKRLCRILGVSRSSFYYWQRTAADRAARQVADARLAARIRAVHQESDGTYGAPRITAELREENGVAVNHKRVARIMRASGIQGIRLRRRHRTTVSDPAAAKAPDLIGRDFTADKPNTKYVGDITYLPVAGGKFCYLATVIDLASRRLVGWAIADHMRADLVTDALAAAIRTRGSLAGSIMHTDHGAQYTSRSFAEACRSAGVRRSMSAVGSSADNALAESFNATFKRETLQGRKSWPTEREARLDAFRWLHRYNTRRRHSRLGQRPPITFENALRHTPTTLAQAA; encoded by the exons GTGGTCATGAAGAACTACCCGCCGGAGTTCAAGGCGGACGCGGTCGCGCTGTACGAGTCGCGGCCGGAAGCGACGATCAGGTCGGTCGCGGCCGATCTGGGGATCAACCCGGAGACCCTGCGGAACTGGGTGAGGGCAGCCGGGGTGAGCCGTCCCCGAGGACGACGGACGCAAGAACCGGCCCAGCCGCCGGTACCGCTGGAGGCGGAGAACGCCGCCTTGCGAAAGAAGGTCCGCGAGTTGGAGGAGGAACGGGAGATCCTGCGGAAGGCGGCGAAGTATTTCGCCGGGG GAGACGCGCTGGTGAACCGCTTCCAGTGTGTCGCCGACCTCCAGCGCCGTCACGGCGTGAAGCGGCTCTGCAGGATCCTCGGCGTCAGCCGCTCGAGCTTCTACTACTGGCAACGGACAGCCGCTGACCGGGCCGCCCGGCAGGTGGCCGACGCCCGCCTGGCAGCCCGGATACGGGCGGTGCACCAGGAATCGGACGGCACCTACGGAGCCCCGAGGATCACCGCCGAGCTCCGCGAGGAGAACGGTGTCGCGGTCAACCACAAGCGCGTCGCCAGGATCATGCGGGCGTCCGGGATCCAAGGGATCCGGTTGCGGCGCCGGCACCGCACCACCGTCTCTGACCCGGCCGCGGCCAAGGCCCCGGACCTGATCGGCCGCGACTTCACCGCGGACAAGCCGAACACGAAGTACGTCGGTGACATCACCTACCTGCCCGTCGCCGGCGGGAAGTTCTGCTACCTGGCGACCGTCATCGACCTCGCATCGCGCCGTCTCGTCGGCTGGGCGATCGCCGACCACATGCGCGCGGATCTCGTCACCGACGCCCTGGCCGCGGCGATCCGCACCCGCGGCAGCCTTGCCGGATCGATCATGCACACCGACCACGGAGCCCAGTACACGAGCAGGAGTTTCGCCGAAGCCTGCAGGTCAGCAGGGGTGCGGCGAAGTATGAGCGCGGTCGGGTCCAGCGCGGACAACGCACTCGCCGAGTCCTTCAACGCGACCTTCAAACGCGAGACCCTGCAAGGACGAAAGAGCTGGCCGACCGAGCGCGAGGCCCGACTCGACGCCTTCCGATGGCTCCACCGCTACAACACCCGACGCCGACACTCCCGCCTCGGACAACGACCACCGATCACCTTCGAAAACGCCCTCCGCCACACACCAACTACGCTGGCACAAGCCGCATAA